Proteins from a genomic interval of Actinoalloteichus hymeniacidonis:
- a CDS encoding ATP-binding cassette domain-containing protein: MDVAEKSRRDQLAVVPEHNLAQPTAQEHDTAASTSGAGENICVLGARANNLVDVDVEIPKRKLTVVTGVSGSGKSSLVFDTVAAEGQRQFHETLPAFVRGFLPGRGRPDVDLIENLSAVVLVDQRRLGGGSRSTVGTITDIAPMLRMLFSRAGTPSIGQADAFSFNLPAGMCPRCEGIGEVVDIEMDRFLDPQRSLNEGALLAPAFKVGTWNWQIYGNSELFDADKKICDYTDAERELLLHKTVGSVPVDTPYGAINATYEGAAAKFRRLYIQKDSAEMAERTRQMAARFTTSMPCSDCGGSRFGPAARSVRVAGYGIAELSALESKELLTVLLGMELPAVAPVLEALITRVGHLVDIGLGYLTLGRRTDTLSGGESQRIKIVRQLGSTLTDLLYVFDEPSIGLHAHDVGRVTDLLQTLRDNGNTVLVVEHDRDVIVAADHVIDVGPGAGSDGGRVVFAGDVAALTDSETRTGRYLRIEPTLKDRVRTPTGWLPVTDAKIHNLRGFDVDVPTGVLTVVTGVAGSGKSSLIHGVFCAQHPEAVVVDQSAPTANRRSSTATYTGALDPIRQAFAKANGVSPALFSANSAGACETCEGTGVIHTDLGFLDGVTTPCESCEGRRFNKDVLAHRLDGASISDVLAMSIGQAAEFFAKNRKLAPILKSVVDVGLDYLRLGQPLTSLSGGECQRIKLATQLHKRGAVYVLDEPTTGLHMSDAARLLGVLDGLVDDRGATVVVIEHSLEVVAHADWVIDIGPGGGSAGGNLLFGGTPQALLDVPGSLTAQHLRRSLRG, encoded by the coding sequence ATGGATGTCGCGGAGAAATCGAGAAGAGATCAACTAGCGGTAGTGCCGGAGCACAACCTCGCCCAGCCGACGGCGCAGGAACACGACACCGCCGCCTCGACTTCCGGCGCGGGCGAGAACATCTGCGTGCTCGGCGCCCGGGCGAACAACCTCGTCGATGTCGACGTCGAGATCCCCAAGCGCAAGCTGACCGTGGTGACCGGGGTGTCGGGTTCCGGCAAGTCCTCGCTCGTGTTCGACACGGTCGCCGCCGAGGGCCAACGGCAGTTCCACGAGACGCTGCCCGCCTTCGTCCGGGGATTCCTGCCCGGCCGGGGCCGACCCGATGTCGACCTGATCGAGAACCTGTCCGCCGTGGTCCTGGTCGACCAACGACGACTCGGCGGCGGGTCACGCTCGACGGTCGGCACGATCACCGACATCGCCCCGATGTTGCGGATGCTGTTCTCCCGCGCTGGCACCCCGTCCATCGGTCAGGCCGATGCCTTCTCGTTCAATCTGCCCGCCGGGATGTGCCCGAGGTGCGAGGGCATCGGCGAGGTCGTCGATATCGAGATGGATCGGTTCCTCGACCCGCAGCGCTCGTTGAACGAGGGTGCGCTGCTGGCTCCGGCGTTCAAGGTCGGGACGTGGAACTGGCAGATCTACGGGAACTCGGAGCTGTTCGACGCGGACAAGAAGATCTGCGACTACACCGACGCCGAACGCGAGCTGTTGCTGCACAAGACCGTGGGCTCGGTGCCGGTGGACACGCCTTACGGCGCGATCAACGCCACCTACGAGGGTGCTGCGGCGAAGTTCAGAAGACTCTATATCCAGAAGGACAGCGCCGAGATGGCCGAACGGACCCGCCAGATGGCGGCGCGGTTCACCACCTCGATGCCGTGTTCGGACTGCGGCGGCAGTCGCTTCGGTCCGGCGGCCCGATCCGTGCGCGTCGCCGGGTATGGCATCGCGGAGCTGTCGGCGTTGGAGAGCAAGGAACTGTTGACGGTCCTGCTCGGCATGGAGTTGCCCGCCGTTGCCCCGGTGTTGGAGGCACTGATCACCCGCGTCGGCCACCTGGTCGACATCGGCCTGGGCTACCTCACGTTGGGGCGGCGCACCGACACCCTCTCCGGCGGCGAGTCGCAGCGCATCAAGATCGTCCGGCAGCTCGGCAGTACCCTCACCGATCTGCTGTATGTCTTCGACGAGCCCAGCATCGGCCTGCATGCCCACGATGTCGGCCGGGTCACCGACCTCTTACAGACGCTGCGGGACAACGGGAACACGGTGTTGGTGGTCGAGCACGATCGCGATGTGATCGTCGCCGCCGACCATGTGATCGATGTGGGTCCTGGCGCGGGCAGCGACGGTGGACGGGTCGTGTTCGCGGGCGATGTCGCCGCGCTGACCGACTCGGAAACCCGAACCGGCAGGTATCTGCGCATCGAGCCGACGTTGAAGGATCGCGTGCGCACCCCCACCGGGTGGCTGCCGGTGACCGACGCGAAGATCCATAACCTGCGTGGTTTCGACGTCGACGTCCCCACCGGGGTGCTCACCGTGGTCACCGGGGTCGCAGGCTCCGGGAAGTCCTCGCTGATCCATGGCGTGTTCTGCGCGCAGCATCCCGAGGCGGTGGTGGTCGACCAGTCGGCGCCGACGGCCAACAGGCGCTCCAGCACCGCCACCTACACCGGCGCGCTCGACCCGATCCGACAGGCCTTCGCCAAGGCCAACGGGGTGAGTCCGGCCCTGTTCAGCGCGAACTCGGCGGGCGCCTGCGAGACCTGCGAGGGCACCGGCGTCATCCACACGGATCTCGGTTTCCTGGACGGGGTCACCACGCCGTGTGAGAGCTGCGAGGGCCGCCGGTTCAACAAGGACGTGTTGGCGCATCGGCTCGATGGGGCGTCGATCTCCGATGTGCTGGCGATGTCGATCGGGCAGGCGGCGGAGTTCTTCGCCAAGAATCGCAAGCTGGCGCCGATCCTTAAGTCCGTGGTGGACGTCGGCTTGGACTACCTGCGGTTGGGTCAACCGCTGACCAGCCTGTCCGGCGGCGAGTGCCAACGGATCAAACTCGCCACCCAACTGCACAAACGGGGTGCGGTGTATGTGTTGGACGAGCCGACGACCGGTCTGCACATGTCCGATGCCGCCCGGCTGCTGGGCGTGCTCGATGGTCTCGTGGACGACCGGGGCGCCACGGTGGTCGTCATCGAGCACAGCCTCGAAGTCGTCGCGCACGCCGACTGGGTGATCGACATCGGCCCGGGTGGCGGCAGCGCGGGCGGCAACCTGCTGTTCGGCGGCACCCCTCAGGCGCTGCTCGATGTGCCCGGTTCGCTGACTGCGCAGCATCTGCGGCGCTCGCTGCGCGGCTGA
- a CDS encoding beta-galactosidase: MLSLQAHDPVTPLAGHLPMGTPAGDRRQISVDSRVIRRDGRPWLPVMGEFHFSRYPAADWRAELAKIRAGGIDVVATYLFWNHHEPARGDYRFDGSRDIAAFVRLCAELDLAVAVRLGPWAHGECRNGGFPDWLAEIDCVPRTDDPDYLALVEPYYHRIGAELAGLTWAEGGPIVAAQVENELYDQPGHLATLRTMAEAAGITAPLWTATAWGGAQLPADQVLPLYGGYPEAFWEDASQGWARGMRRHYFFTPIRDDHAIGADLRPAAVGATPDPPDDRRYPYATCELGGGMAIAYHRRPLIPAADVSALALAKLGSGSVWQGYYLYHGCTQRQDLPTPNQESQATGYPNDLPVTNYDFQAPLGEFGQVRPVFHALRVQHLFVRDSGAALAELPLHLPDRQPAGLDDRQTLRWSVRGAGDLGFLFVNNHQPHESLPAQPDVRFDVALSGTRVQLPAQAVTIPSGAHFVWPIGYRLAGGLRVEWASAQPLARLPIDGVPTSVFLATAGIVAQFAFAEPVTVEGTAASTSVDGTTVVSVANPGTEARFAVTGQNGRTEHVLVLDEASAHRLYVVEVAGSTTLALSDGLVTAEGAELRVEGASDVDTLALLPAPEALVGARQVGTDGVFSRWRFAGPAESSVSVRVSPLGGDPRPAVPRTGGPHGRASAPTDEDFEHAARFHLTIDEHAFDDAAEVLLRLRYTGDVARAYLAGRLLADHFWFGPEWEIGLRQHAAEVVAHGLEIRVLPRDPASPVYVDPAVRADFDGSAAIHSARLARVYRTALAIGGGETDV; encoded by the coding sequence ATGCTGTCGTTGCAGGCCCACGATCCCGTCACACCGCTGGCCGGCCATCTACCGATGGGCACCCCGGCCGGCGACAGGCGGCAGATCTCCGTCGATAGCCGGGTCATCCGCCGAGACGGACGCCCCTGGCTGCCGGTGATGGGCGAGTTCCACTTCAGCCGGTATCCGGCGGCGGACTGGCGGGCCGAGCTGGCCAAGATCCGGGCGGGCGGGATCGACGTCGTCGCCACCTATCTGTTCTGGAACCACCACGAACCCGCGCGCGGTGACTACCGCTTCGACGGCTCCCGGGACATCGCCGCATTCGTCCGGTTGTGTGCGGAGCTGGATCTAGCGGTGGCCGTGCGGTTGGGCCCGTGGGCGCACGGCGAGTGCCGCAACGGCGGCTTCCCCGACTGGTTGGCCGAGATCGACTGCGTCCCCCGCACCGACGACCCCGACTACCTGGCGCTGGTCGAGCCCTACTACCACCGGATCGGTGCGGAGTTAGCGGGCCTGACCTGGGCCGAAGGCGGGCCGATCGTCGCGGCCCAGGTGGAGAACGAGCTCTACGACCAGCCGGGGCACCTCGCCACACTGCGCACGATGGCCGAGGCCGCGGGCATCACGGCGCCTCTGTGGACGGCGACCGCCTGGGGCGGGGCGCAGCTGCCCGCCGACCAGGTGCTTCCGCTGTACGGCGGCTACCCGGAGGCGTTCTGGGAGGACGCGAGCCAGGGCTGGGCGCGGGGAATGCGCAGGCACTATTTCTTCACCCCGATCCGCGACGACCACGCCATCGGCGCCGACCTGCGGCCGGCCGCCGTCGGTGCCACCCCGGATCCGCCCGATGACCGCCGCTATCCCTATGCCACCTGCGAACTCGGCGGCGGAATGGCCATCGCCTATCACCGCAGGCCGCTGATCCCGGCCGCCGACGTCTCGGCGTTGGCGCTGGCCAAACTCGGCAGCGGCTCGGTGTGGCAGGGCTACTACCTCTACCACGGCTGCACCCAGCGGCAGGACCTCCCGACGCCGAACCAGGAGTCGCAGGCCACCGGCTATCCCAACGATCTGCCTGTCACGAACTACGACTTCCAGGCGCCGCTCGGCGAGTTCGGACAGGTCCGCCCGGTCTTCCATGCGTTGCGGGTGCAGCATCTTTTCGTCCGGGACTCCGGTGCCGCGTTGGCCGAGCTGCCGCTGCACCTACCGGACCGGCAGCCCGCCGGCTTGGACGACCGCCAGACGTTGCGCTGGTCGGTGCGCGGGGCGGGCGACCTCGGATTCCTGTTCGTCAACAACCATCAACCGCACGAGTCGCTGCCCGCCCAGCCCGACGTCCGCTTCGACGTCGCCCTGTCCGGAACCCGCGTGCAGCTGCCCGCCCAGGCCGTGACGATCCCCTCGGGGGCGCATTTCGTCTGGCCGATCGGCTACCGCCTCGCGGGCGGCCTGCGGGTGGAGTGGGCCAGTGCGCAACCGCTGGCTCGGCTGCCGATCGACGGCGTGCCCACCTCCGTCTTCCTGGCCACGGCCGGGATCGTCGCGCAGTTCGCCTTCGCCGAGCCGGTGACGGTCGAGGGCACCGCCGCGAGCACGTCGGTCGACGGGACGACGGTGGTGAGCGTGGCGAATCCCGGCACCGAGGCTCGTTTCGCGGTGACGGGTCAGAACGGCCGAACCGAGCACGTCCTCGTGCTCGACGAAGCCAGCGCCCACCGGTTGTACGTGGTGGAGGTCGCCGGATCGACGACCCTCGCCCTGTCGGACGGCCTGGTCACCGCCGAAGGCGCCGAGCTCCGGGTCGAGGGCGCCTCGGACGTCGACACACTCGCGTTGTTGCCCGCGCCCGAGGCTCTGGTCGGCGCGCGCCAGGTAGGCACCGACGGCGTGTTCTCCCGGTGGCGCTTCGCCGGGCCCGCCGAGTCATCGGTGTCGGTGCGGGTGTCCCCGTTGGGTGGTGATCCTCGTCCGGCCGTCCCGCGCACCGGCGGCCCGCACGGCCGCGCGTCGGCACCGACCGACGAGGACTTCGAACACGCCGCCCGCTTCCACCTCACCATCGACGAGCACGCTTTCGACGACGCAGCCGAAGTCCTCCTGCGCCTGCGCTACACCGGAGACGTCGCCCGCGCCTACCTCGCCGGTCGGCTGCTGGCCGATCACTTCTGGTTCGGCCCCGAGTGGGAGATCGGCCTGCGCCAGCACGCCGCCGAGGTCGTGGCGCACGGCCTGGAGATCCGGGTGCTCCCCCGCGACCCGGCCAGCCCCGTCTACGTCGACCCGGCCGTGCGCGCGGACTTCGACGGCTCCGCCGCGATCCACTCGGCCCGCCTGGCGCGCGTGTATCGAACCGCATTAGCCATCGGCGGAGGCGAAACCGATGTCTGA
- a CDS encoding MerR family transcriptional regulator, with protein sequence MSTRSGRLRPIDLARAAGLSTQQVRNYAEAGILPPNDWTESGYRVFEERHRRALLTYRALLRGHHLAEAQAIMLAIHAGDVPGALTLIDAGHAALHQQRAALVATGRALETTAERGPDAAELPKGDLRIGEVAAFLGVRTSALRVWEAAGLLIPQRAPGTGYRSYTPIDVRDARMIAMLRQSHYPLLQIKPVLDDLRHAGSSEALRAAIANRHEVLTARGRAMLAAAALLHEYLGAAGGVAFEESGEQERRC encoded by the coding sequence ATGAGTACCCGGAGCGGGCGGCTGCGGCCCATCGATCTGGCGCGGGCGGCGGGCCTCTCCACCCAGCAGGTCCGCAATTACGCGGAAGCGGGCATCCTGCCGCCGAACGACTGGACCGAGAGCGGCTACCGCGTCTTCGAGGAGCGACACCGTCGTGCGCTGCTCACCTACCGGGCGCTGCTGCGAGGTCATCACCTCGCCGAGGCGCAGGCGATCATGCTCGCGATCCACGCGGGAGACGTTCCCGGCGCGCTCACCCTCATCGACGCGGGCCATGCCGCGTTGCACCAACAACGCGCTGCCCTGGTGGCAACCGGCCGGGCATTGGAGACGACCGCTGAACGCGGCCCGGACGCCGCCGAACTCCCGAAAGGCGATTTGCGGATCGGCGAGGTGGCCGCGTTTCTCGGTGTCCGAACCTCCGCGCTGCGGGTCTGGGAGGCGGCGGGCCTGCTGATTCCGCAGCGCGCGCCGGGAACCGGATACCGCAGCTACACCCCGATCGACGTCCGTGACGCCCGCATGATCGCCATGCTGCGGCAGAGCCACTATCCGCTGTTGCAGATCAAGCCCGTCCTCGACGACCTCCGGCACGCGGGCAGCAGCGAGGCGCTGCGGGCGGCGATCGCGAACCGGCATGAGGTGCTGACCGCGCGCGGCCGCGCCATGCTCGCGGCGGCCGCGCTGCTGCATGAGTACCTCGGGGCGGCAGGGGGCGTTGCGTTCGAGGAATCAGGGGAGCAGGAGCGACGCTGCTGA
- a CDS encoding S8 family peptidase: MRRRKVAGIVAVATLTAGLTAVAGSAQVPGSSAHAATADAEGQQILTLITGDRLLVTSSGGRQTVTVLPAEKREGIAFHQTGEGDTLSVTPVDALPLVEQGTLDPRLFQVTQLLDQGFGDSGPLPLIVSHTEGAARTLASTDAEVVRELPSLNAVSLAVDEGEAAGLWSTLTAENSTLATGVERVWLNGRSRVLDEESNAQIGAPEAWEAGFSGDGATIAVLDTGYDAEHPDLDGMVVDAVDFTDSPVGPQDVNGHGTHVASTALGNGAASDGAHRGVAPEASLLVGKVCDDNGSCADDAVIAGMEWAAEQGVSAANLSLGGSPTSGTDPLSESLNTLTEQSGTLFVVAAGNNGDDFMVASPASADAALAVGSVTKNDEQSPFSSRGPRLGDQAVKPDLTAPGSDIIGARAEGVIPNLPADERYMAQSGTSMAAPHVTGAAAILAAQHPEWEAAELKAALTGSAEPLPGLDTTEQGSGRLDVANAIAAQVHTDVSSLGFGVIAYPHDQGPQTKTVTYRNSGSEDAVLDLSFAPVGSDGTAAPAGLFTLNAEQITVPADGETTVDVTVDPSVNELLDYVSGPLIAASADGTTRISTAVAATLEPESYNLTIEATEQSGAPVASASIQLVDHATGTLDYSAYQVAPGVFEARLPVGRYDVLGTYFETTEDGGSAMTYISDMAVDVTTDTTIAMDGTAGERLTVDTDRESVLATSSIFLHFGGEISGTIGLPESIPVYVVAPDDDDAGKGGLRFVYRPALVSTPDAAEEHLYSLLFDEPAGLPASVAYSVTDEELARVSTRYRAQGVSSSAHTATLGIPSADEGASLASSFIPTELPSERTEFFTPGDDIEWQGSVLAADGGMTNRYTDYPTAGDYEAEWNAAPLGMSLALPDLRGNQRVGDQISIHSGTFSPVDETYLAPAVPTGSMTLSRDGEIIGTSENAGYAVFDVPAGPGEYTVAITAARESAVLGTQADATWTFTSDTAGETPEALPMMSLRPRGEVDDLGRAPAGSYSLELELEHLTGGTAAEVTLEISYDDGETWESVPVELAEGRATVEVTHPEGAEFAALRTTVTDTDGNTAEQTMIRAYGIVAD; encoded by the coding sequence ATGCGACGAAGGAAAGTAGCGGGCATCGTGGCCGTCGCCACCTTGACCGCCGGGCTCACCGCCGTAGCGGGAAGCGCCCAGGTCCCCGGGTCGAGCGCACATGCGGCGACAGCTGACGCTGAAGGACAACAGATTCTCACCCTGATCACCGGCGATCGGCTGCTGGTGACGTCGTCGGGGGGTCGCCAGACCGTCACGGTGCTGCCTGCCGAAAAGCGCGAGGGCATCGCCTTCCACCAGACCGGCGAGGGCGACACACTGTCGGTGACACCGGTCGACGCGTTACCACTGGTCGAACAGGGCACGCTCGATCCCCGGCTCTTCCAGGTGACGCAGCTGCTCGATCAAGGGTTCGGCGATTCCGGCCCGCTGCCGTTGATCGTGTCCCACACCGAGGGTGCCGCGCGCACACTGGCCTCGACGGACGCCGAGGTCGTCCGTGAGCTGCCCAGCCTCAACGCCGTCTCGCTGGCGGTCGACGAGGGCGAGGCCGCCGGTTTGTGGTCGACGCTGACCGCCGAGAACTCCACCCTGGCCACCGGCGTGGAACGGGTCTGGCTCAACGGCCGTTCCCGCGTGCTGGATGAAGAGAGCAACGCCCAGATCGGCGCACCCGAAGCCTGGGAAGCCGGCTTCAGCGGCGACGGCGCCACCATCGCGGTGCTCGACACCGGCTACGACGCCGAGCACCCGGATCTGGATGGCATGGTGGTCGACGCCGTCGACTTCACCGACAGCCCGGTGGGCCCGCAGGACGTCAACGGACACGGCACCCACGTCGCCTCCACGGCTCTCGGCAACGGAGCCGCTTCCGACGGTGCACATCGGGGTGTGGCGCCCGAGGCGAGCCTGTTGGTGGGCAAGGTCTGCGACGACAACGGCTCGTGCGCCGACGACGCCGTCATCGCAGGCATGGAATGGGCCGCGGAGCAGGGCGTCTCCGCAGCCAACCTCAGTCTGGGCGGTAGCCCCACCAGCGGTACCGACCCGCTGTCGGAGTCGCTGAACACCCTCACCGAGCAGAGCGGCACGCTGTTCGTGGTCGCCGCGGGAAACAACGGCGACGATTTCATGGTCGCCTCTCCTGCTTCGGCGGACGCGGCATTGGCCGTGGGTAGCGTCACCAAGAACGATGAGCAGAGCCCGTTCTCGAGCAGGGGCCCGAGGCTGGGTGACCAGGCGGTGAAGCCCGACCTCACCGCACCCGGTTCCGACATCATCGGCGCCCGCGCCGAAGGAGTCATACCCAACCTGCCTGCCGACGAGCGTTACATGGCGCAGAGCGGCACCTCGATGGCCGCCCCGCATGTCACCGGCGCCGCTGCGATCCTCGCCGCGCAACACCCCGAGTGGGAGGCCGCGGAACTGAAGGCCGCGCTCACCGGCTCCGCCGAGCCCTTGCCGGGGCTAGACACCACCGAGCAGGGCTCCGGCAGGCTCGATGTCGCCAATGCCATCGCCGCGCAGGTGCACACCGACGTCTCCTCGCTGGGCTTCGGAGTCATCGCCTACCCGCACGACCAGGGGCCCCAGACGAAGACCGTCACCTACCGCAACTCGGGCAGCGAGGATGCGGTGTTGGATCTGTCTTTCGCGCCCGTCGGCTCGGATGGCACCGCAGCACCGGCGGGTCTGTTCACCCTGAACGCCGAGCAGATCACCGTGCCAGCGGATGGCGAGACCACCGTCGATGTCACCGTCGACCCCTCGGTCAACGAACTGCTCGACTACGTCAGCGGTCCCTTGATCGCGGCCTCCGCCGATGGAACGACCAGGATCTCCACTGCGGTCGCCGCCACCCTGGAACCGGAGAGCTACAACCTGACCATCGAGGCCACCGAACAATCCGGGGCGCCCGTCGCGAGCGCTTCCATCCAGCTCGTCGACCACGCGACCGGGACACTCGACTATTCCGCGTACCAGGTCGCCCCCGGTGTGTTCGAGGCGCGGCTACCCGTGGGCCGCTACGACGTGCTCGGCACGTACTTCGAGACCACCGAGGATGGTGGTTCCGCGATGACCTACATCTCGGACATGGCGGTGGACGTCACGACGGATACCACCATCGCCATGGACGGCACCGCAGGCGAGCGGCTGACCGTCGACACCGACCGCGAATCGGTACTGGCGACGTCGAGCATCTTCCTGCACTTCGGCGGGGAGATCTCCGGAACCATCGGGCTGCCCGAATCCATCCCGGTGTACGTGGTGGCTCCCGATGACGACGACGCGGGCAAGGGCGGTCTCCGGTTCGTGTATCGCCCCGCCCTGGTGTCCACTCCGGACGCCGCCGAGGAACACCTCTACTCGCTGCTCTTCGACGAACCCGCCGGTCTGCCCGCCTCGGTCGCGTACTCGGTGACCGACGAGGAACTGGCGCGGGTGTCCACTCGCTACCGAGCGCAGGGCGTCTCCTCGAGCGCTCACACGGCCACACTCGGTATCCCGTCGGCCGACGAAGGGGCCAGCCTCGCGAGCAGCTTCATTCCCACCGAGCTGCCCTCGGAACGCACCGAGTTCTTCACCCCCGGCGACGACATCGAGTGGCAGGGCAGCGTCCTGGCCGCTGACGGCGGTATGACGAACCGATACACCGATTACCCCACCGCAGGCGACTACGAGGCGGAATGGAATGCGGCCCCGTTGGGCATGTCGCTGGCATTGCCGGATCTCCGGGGCAATCAGCGAGTCGGCGATCAGATCAGCATCCATTCCGGCACCTTCTCGCCGGTCGACGAGACCTATCTGGCGCCAGCTGTGCCCACGGGCAGCATGACGCTGTCCCGCGACGGCGAGATCATCGGAACATCGGAGAACGCAGGCTACGCAGTCTTCGACGTCCCGGCGGGTCCGGGTGAATACACCGTGGCGATCACGGCAGCCCGCGAGTCCGCCGTCTTGGGCACCCAGGCCGACGCCACCTGGACCTTCACCTCGGACACCGCAGGTGAGACGCCCGAAGCGCTGCCGATGATGAGCCTCCGGCCGAGAGGCGAGGTCGACGACCTCGGACGCGCACCCGCCGGGTCCTACTCGCTGGAACTCGAACTGGAGCACCTCACCGGTGGAACCGCCGCCGAGGTCACCCTCGAGATCTCCTACGACGATGGCGAAACCTGGGAATCGGTCCCGGTGGAACTCGCCGAGGGCCGCGCCACCGTCGAGGTCACCCACCCCGAGGGTGCCGAGTTCGCCGCACTGCGCACCACCGTCACCGACACCGACGGCAACACCGCCGAACAGACCATGATTCGGGCTTACGGGATCGTGGCCGACTGA
- a CDS encoding ABC transporter substrate-binding protein encodes MSDLGRRTLLRGMGVAGLGLLGGRLLGACATSDRSPITSGPVGVRLWTHDPGYVTTFQTAIADPALMGDSGFEFRLDITNVAPTDLITRMMAQAIADGNTPDLAGLVIDQFARVMGSSIAENLFVDLTDTVAPLGDELLKLAPYTVEGKPYSLDADNSITVLYYRQDLFAEHGVPEEVATWEELAEHGERLARDHEISLGMVSTGDNLAVSNSFFQFFLQRGGQVFDAAGELRLDSVEAVEVLEFMATGVRTGFLLGLPDPYSSACAAALKSGRLAATAMPNWYNAYGLQANVPDQQGRWRMRTLPPFAGGGHIASTLGGTGFTVLKDQAGTAAALDLLSRVFLTREGQLLRYRSGGFLPTLRSLYRDPELVEERDEYLGDQRVFDVYAPAAEDLPLFHQAPSMQILTDVLGGPVLDALRGRTSPAAAIDAGITAYRQQVKR; translated from the coding sequence ATGTCTGATCTGGGACGACGCACCCTGCTGCGCGGCATGGGAGTCGCCGGGCTCGGGCTGCTCGGCGGTCGACTGTTGGGCGCCTGCGCCACCTCCGACCGTTCACCCATCACCTCGGGTCCGGTGGGGGTCCGGCTGTGGACGCACGATCCCGGCTATGTCACGACCTTCCAGACCGCGATCGCCGACCCGGCGCTGATGGGCGACTCCGGTTTCGAGTTCCGGCTCGACATCACCAACGTGGCACCCACCGACCTCATCACCCGGATGATGGCCCAGGCCATCGCCGACGGGAACACCCCGGACCTGGCCGGGCTGGTGATCGACCAGTTCGCCAGGGTGATGGGCTCCTCGATCGCCGAGAACCTGTTCGTCGACCTCACCGACACGGTGGCCCCGCTCGGCGACGAGCTGCTGAAACTGGCGCCCTACACCGTCGAGGGCAAGCCCTACAGCCTGGACGCCGACAACTCGATCACCGTCCTCTACTACCGGCAGGACCTGTTCGCCGAACACGGCGTCCCCGAGGAGGTCGCCACCTGGGAGGAGCTGGCCGAGCACGGCGAACGGCTGGCGCGGGATCACGAGATCAGCCTCGGCATGGTCTCCACCGGCGACAACCTGGCGGTGTCCAACAGCTTCTTCCAGTTCTTCCTGCAACGCGGCGGCCAGGTGTTCGACGCGGCGGGCGAACTGCGGTTGGACTCGGTCGAAGCCGTCGAAGTCCTCGAATTCATGGCCACCGGGGTGCGCACCGGTTTCCTGCTGGGCCTGCCCGATCCCTACAGCAGCGCGTGCGCTGCGGCGTTGAAGTCCGGCAGGCTGGCGGCCACGGCCATGCCGAACTGGTACAACGCCTACGGGTTGCAGGCCAACGTCCCCGATCAACAGGGCCGGTGGCGGATGCGCACCCTGCCGCCCTTCGCGGGCGGCGGACACATCGCCTCCACCCTCGGCGGCACCGGGTTCACCGTGCTCAAGGACCAGGCAGGCACGGCGGCGGCATTGGACCTGCTGAGTCGGGTCTTCCTCACCCGAGAGGGGCAACTGCTGCGGTATCGCTCCGGCGGCTTCCTGCCGACGCTGCGTTCGCTGTATCGCGACCCCGAACTCGTCGAGGAACGGGACGAATACCTGGGTGACCAGCGGGTGTTCGACGTCTACGCCCCGGCGGCGGAGGACCTGCCGCTGTTCCACCAGGCGCCTTCCATGCAGATCCTCACCGACGTCCTCGGCGGCCCGGTGCTGGACGCGCTACGAGGTCGCACCAGCCCGGCCGCCGCGATCGACGCAGGCATCACCGCCTACCGACAGCAGGTGAAACGATGA